From Candidatus Dormiibacterota bacterium, the proteins below share one genomic window:
- a CDS encoding ATP-binding cassette domain-containing protein, translating into MLRTDDAAPAAAEGVALGSTQANGHSAAAVAPPSGGLLVRLRAQSRLVLPALVLILGTASFLLLPGHLLYAGSTALVAGIIGLALFLPIAALREMPLNAAGLAGLGAYLYANLASQGGPGRVLLGGLVALAAVTGLSVVGGLASLVVTGLYFVVASLVLQIGIEKVIFSIPGVTGGAAGEAVPQPVLQGWFDTQRAIFLVVALFAMAVGAAVWAVRRSRFGYHAVLVGHVPEGASAVGVRNWAVKLLVFAFSGVLIGVAGCLFSFINGTPPGTQSFILIISVLYVAIPIASGMRDLSSVWLVAAAFTTIPIVLEPLRLSPSFLAGMILLVALIVGDRREWVAGQVRRLRHRAVEEAAEPATELPVAPAPVVAANGAAGGNGAVAAGLPVELTGRREPGDGGFSLRSDAAISSAPATVPAGAMALEGRDITVDFGGVRAVDSVSVRIAPGSRVGIVGANGAGKTTLFNALTGFVPHQGSVHLGGRDITGWSSFHRARAGIRRTFQQPRLADMLSVEQNLMVGHGRGDGAERRERVAWLLDRFGLTGLRGTPVAALPFGVRREIELVRALTRTPRVLMLDEPVSGLEDEEAEKLLAVLLDLQAREGWGLLVIEHDLRFITRVAEHLMVMEDGHLLVEGPLHDVMRQEQVRRVYLGELVTAS; encoded by the coding sequence ATGCTGCGTACCGACGACGCCGCACCCGCCGCCGCCGAGGGCGTGGCGCTGGGCTCGACCCAGGCCAACGGTCACTCCGCCGCCGCCGTCGCGCCGCCCAGCGGCGGGCTGCTGGTGCGACTCCGCGCGCAGAGCCGGCTGGTGCTCCCCGCCCTGGTGCTGATCCTCGGCACCGCCAGCTTCCTGCTGCTCCCCGGTCACCTGCTCTACGCCGGCTCCACCGCGCTGGTGGCGGGGATCATCGGCCTCGCCCTCTTCCTGCCGATCGCGGCGCTGCGCGAGATGCCGCTGAACGCGGCCGGGCTGGCCGGCCTGGGCGCCTACCTCTACGCCAACCTCGCCTCCCAGGGCGGACCCGGCCGGGTGCTGCTCGGCGGCCTGGTGGCGCTGGCGGCGGTGACCGGCCTCTCCGTGGTCGGCGGCCTCGCCTCGCTGGTGGTGACCGGCCTCTACTTCGTGGTCGCCTCCCTGGTGCTCCAGATCGGCATCGAGAAGGTGATCTTCTCCATCCCCGGGGTCACCGGCGGCGCCGCCGGTGAGGCGGTGCCCCAGCCGGTGCTCCAGGGCTGGTTCGACACCCAGCGCGCCATCTTCCTGGTGGTCGCTCTGTTCGCGATGGCGGTCGGGGCCGCGGTGTGGGCGGTGCGCCGTTCCCGCTTCGGCTACCACGCGGTGCTCGTCGGCCACGTGCCCGAGGGCGCGTCCGCGGTCGGGGTGCGCAACTGGGCGGTCAAGCTGCTGGTGTTCGCATTCTCCGGGGTGCTGATCGGCGTCGCCGGCTGCCTCTTCTCGTTCATCAACGGCACCCCTCCGGGAACGCAGTCGTTCATCCTCATCATCTCGGTGCTCTACGTCGCCATCCCCATCGCCAGCGGGATGCGCGACCTCTCCTCGGTCTGGCTGGTGGCGGCGGCCTTCACCACCATCCCGATCGTGCTCGAGCCGCTCCGGCTGTCGCCCAGCTTCCTCGCCGGCATGATCCTGCTCGTCGCGCTGATCGTCGGCGACCGCCGCGAGTGGGTGGCCGGCCAGGTGCGCCGCCTCCGCCACCGCGCCGTGGAGGAGGCGGCCGAGCCCGCGACCGAGCTGCCGGTCGCGCCCGCGCCCGTGGTCGCCGCCAACGGCGCCGCCGGCGGCAACGGCGCGGTCGCCGCCGGGCTGCCCGTCGAGCTCACCGGCCGGCGTGAGCCCGGTGACGGCGGCTTCTCGCTGCGCAGCGACGCCGCCATCTCCTCCGCCCCCGCGACGGTGCCGGCCGGCGCCATGGCCCTCGAGGGAAGGGACATCACCGTCGACTTCGGTGGCGTGCGCGCCGTCGACTCGGTGAGCGTGCGCATCGCCCCGGGCAGCCGGGTCGGCATCGTGGGCGCCAACGGCGCGGGCAAGACCACGCTCTTCAACGCGCTGACCGGCTTCGTCCCCCACCAGGGCAGCGTCCACCTGGGCGGCCGCGACATCACCGGCTGGTCCTCCTTCCACCGGGCCCGGGCTGGGATCCGCCGCACCTTCCAGCAGCCCCGCCTCGCCGACATGCTCAGCGTCGAGCAGAACCTGATGGTCGGCCACGGCCGCGGCGACGGCGCCGAGCGGCGCGAGCGGGTGGCCTGGCTGCTCGACCGGTTCGGCCTCACCGGGCTGCGCGGCACGCCGGTGGCGGCGCTGCCCTTCGGCGTGCGCCGCGAGATCGAGCTGGTCCGGGCGCTCACCCGCACCCCCCGGGTGCTGATGCTCGACGAGCCGGTGAGCGGGCTCGAGGACGAGGAGGCCGAGAAGCTCCTCGCCGTCCTCCTCGACCTCCAGGCGCGGGAGGGGTGGGGGCTGCTCGTCATCGAGCACGACCTCCGCTTCATCACCCGCGTCGCCGAGCACCTGATGGTGATGGAGGACGGCCACCTCCTCGTGGAGGGGCCGCTGCACGACGTCATGCGCCAGGAGCAGGTCCGGCGCGTCTACCTCGGTGAGCTGGTGACCGCGTCATGA
- a CDS encoding choice-of-anchor P family protein — MASRRRRRLAIAAACVLLVGLLTGVRGGHAETLGGSAGGDSYALLMRGVSGAAGPVAPVAAHVPPEVTAARHSGTFSCGGTAPPGCPITGLDVLHVAGDAAVATLDPGGAGACPPAGTALPDSGPTSRLAAPGASACAGVAHVELFRGSPIALIADSVASRSLTQGCTGATGLGSIGALEVGGAQLIGGAHPVLASSTPPPNQVVVLPQGAQGAAVALTVVLNEQLTDPGGPGLIVNAIHLWTGPALGPGLREEVVVGHSHSAATCSLEVRHEALPLDTEVAYAQVDLARHTIAAAVAGATAPECFGGDRRGGGCHEPVATLVTRAGAQLGITANYSDYTHALGAVIVDHRRATPDDLHTTSLCVGDPVAGHPTPVRLARGTDAAACRAAVSGERLVSDSHVDIDGLDDHGRRGAFWWSVRPFDHTGRTLVGLRSDGSLLLAVASAPPGRHGGLTLPDAAAWLIGHGARDGIALDGGEQADMVLAGGVHPVPLERGAPQVQVALVVGTPPPPPPPSGGGAQTAGAGGVGDGVAHLADIAARRPRVIPAAGRQPPLLVGRP; from the coding sequence GTGGCCAGCCGCCGCCGACGCCGTCTCGCCATCGCCGCCGCCTGCGTCCTCCTGGTCGGCCTGCTCACCGGCGTCCGCGGCGGCCACGCCGAGACCCTCGGGGGCTCCGCCGGCGGCGACTCCTACGCGCTGCTGATGCGCGGGGTCAGCGGCGCCGCCGGGCCGGTTGCGCCGGTCGCCGCCCACGTCCCTCCGGAGGTGACCGCGGCGCGGCACTCGGGCACCTTCTCGTGCGGGGGCACGGCGCCGCCGGGATGCCCGATCACCGGCCTCGACGTCCTCCACGTCGCCGGCGACGCCGCCGTCGCCACCCTCGACCCGGGGGGCGCCGGAGCCTGCCCCCCGGCCGGCACCGCGCTCCCCGACAGCGGCCCGACCTCGCGGCTCGCGGCGCCCGGGGCCAGCGCCTGCGCCGGCGTCGCCCACGTCGAGCTGTTCCGGGGCAGCCCGATCGCGCTGATCGCCGATTCGGTGGCGAGCCGCTCGCTGACCCAGGGCTGCACCGGCGCCACCGGCCTCGGCAGCATCGGCGCCCTGGAGGTCGGCGGTGCCCAGCTCATCGGCGGCGCCCATCCGGTGCTGGCCAGCTCGACGCCGCCGCCCAACCAGGTGGTGGTCCTGCCCCAGGGCGCCCAGGGCGCGGCGGTGGCGCTCACCGTGGTGCTCAACGAGCAGCTCACCGATCCCGGAGGGCCGGGGCTGATCGTCAACGCCATCCACCTGTGGACCGGGCCGGCGCTGGGACCGGGGCTGCGCGAGGAGGTGGTCGTCGGGCACAGCCACAGCGCGGCGACGTGCTCGCTCGAGGTGCGCCACGAGGCGCTGCCCCTCGACACCGAGGTGGCCTACGCGCAGGTCGACCTCGCCCGGCACACCATCGCCGCCGCGGTCGCCGGCGCCACCGCCCCGGAGTGCTTCGGCGGCGACCGGCGCGGCGGCGGCTGCCACGAGCCGGTGGCCACCCTGGTCACCCGCGCCGGGGCGCAGCTGGGGATCACCGCCAACTACTCCGACTACACCCACGCCCTGGGCGCGGTGATCGTCGACCACCGCCGCGCCACCCCCGACGACCTCCACACCACCAGCCTCTGCGTCGGCGACCCGGTGGCCGGGCACCCCACCCCGGTACGCCTGGCCAGGGGGACGGACGCCGCGGCCTGCCGCGCCGCGGTCAGCGGTGAGCGGCTGGTGAGCGACTCCCATGTGGACATCGACGGCCTCGACGACCACGGCCGCCGCGGTGCCTTCTGGTGGAGCGTGCGCCCCTTCGACCACACCGGTCGCACCCTCGTCGGGCTCCGCTCCGACGGCAGCCTGCTGCTGGCGGTGGCGAGCGCGCCGCCGGGGCGGCACGGCGGCCTCACCCTGCCCGACGCGGCGGCGTGGCTGATCGGCCACGGCGCCCGCGACGGCATCGCCCTCGACGGCGGCGAGCAGGCCGACATGGTGCTCGCCGGCGGCGTCCACCCGGTGCCGCTGGAGCGTGGCGCGCCCCAGGTGCAGGTCGCGCTGGTGGTCGGCACCCCGCCGCCGCCGCCGCCGCCCAGCGGCGGCGGAGCTCAGACGGCGGGAGCCGGCGGGGTGGGTGACGGTGTGGCCCACCTCGCTGACATCGCAGCGCGGCGGCCTCGCGTCATCCCCGCGGCGGGGCGGCAGCCACCATTGCTGGTGGGCCGGCCCTGA
- a CDS encoding branched-chain amino acid ABC transporter permease: MALFISALIIGVSLGTIYGLMAFGMVASYRISKVVNLGQAGIAALGASVYWWMSSQWGAPLVVSLVGGVLIGGVLGAILGYANLRLANRAKGLVMIFTLTVTLLLFAWVDLIIPSYNISPPSPFGQGGFNFQLTFITYSQIGTFATCIAVVLVTTWVMRMTRFGMFVRAIYDDPDGASTVGIPLGVYVVGVWAVAGGMAGLAGILASSRVQLDSVLLLFVMVWGLAGAVLGGLESFALAFAGGVTLGVAEGLLGGMLGGSLGPGLENLSAILIMAVGVLYAGTKRRHLAHLQT; encoded by the coding sequence GTGGCACTGTTCATCTCCGCCCTGATCATCGGGGTGTCCCTGGGGACCATCTATGGGCTGATGGCCTTTGGAATGGTGGCCTCGTACCGCATCAGCAAGGTGGTCAACCTCGGCCAGGCGGGGATTGCCGCCCTCGGCGCCTCCGTGTACTGGTGGATGTCCTCGCAGTGGGGCGCACCGCTGGTGGTCTCGCTCGTCGGCGGGGTGCTGATCGGCGGCGTGCTCGGGGCCATCCTCGGCTACGCCAACCTGCGCCTGGCGAACCGGGCCAAGGGCCTGGTCATGATCTTCACCCTCACCGTGACCCTGCTGCTGTTCGCGTGGGTCGACCTGATCATCCCGTCGTACAACATCAGCCCGCCGTCGCCCTTCGGCCAGGGCGGCTTCAACTTCCAGCTCACCTTCATCACCTACTCACAGATCGGCACCTTCGCCACCTGCATCGCGGTGGTGCTGGTGACCACCTGGGTGATGCGCATGACCCGGTTCGGGATGTTCGTGCGCGCCATCTACGACGACCCCGACGGCGCCTCGACGGTGGGCATCCCGCTCGGTGTCTACGTCGTCGGGGTCTGGGCGGTGGCCGGCGGGATGGCCGGGCTCGCCGGCATCCTGGCGAGCAGCCGCGTCCAGCTGGACAGCGTCCTGCTGCTCTTCGTCATGGTCTGGGGCCTGGCGGGAGCGGTCCTCGGCGGCCTCGAGTCCTTCGCCCTCGCCTTCGCCGGCGGAGTCACCCTCGGCGTCGCCGAGGGTCTCCTCGGGGGAATGCTCGGCGGCAGCCTCGGGCCGGGCCTGGAGAACCTGAGCGCGATCCTGATCATGGCGGTGGGCGTGCTCTACGCGGGCACGAAGCGGCGCCATCTCGCCCACCTGCAGACCTGA
- a CDS encoding ABC transporter substrate-binding protein, which translates to MWSRYARFSVLTAGVALAAAACGGGSASLSSSGGSGQGSGLAAQPPPAQAPQAAPNGSQSQSQPAPGAAAPAPAQGAPAPGAAKPASGGQGVLPPAPGVPAPPLPGQGKPAPPANGANFASDVGVTASTITFGAINLASATRSLGPVVSEPTQKITEAALTYINNRGGINGRKVQLLTCDDGGDVTRARACYEKLKTQVFAFLPAETFLTDVIHPALAQDHVPFMSWGWFQSEYTDPYMFPCHANGIREASSMAKWVAENKHPKTVGIMYLNVSEDIAAKDIATQTLQKYGIKVVQNLSMEWDSPDESQHVLSMRVANPDAVFTFTWAAPLAKFFRDAGGQNWAPPLGYYSNHVTTDPGFGPVWGDYIRDHDAGITSFLIPEPWQEPVSPGNLLWEQVTKQYSGFDVAGLHFKYAMGHHISQAAFVCAIALPQMIGPLGANVTRSAFIQQIETHQYDTGMGVVLKWPHGDHGQYPYSFNKEYIYQWITAPDGGWEEKHIYPDPLYQ; encoded by the coding sequence ATGTGGTCGCGATACGCGCGCTTCTCGGTGCTGACCGCGGGCGTGGCGCTGGCGGCCGCAGCGTGCGGCGGGGGCTCGGCGTCGCTGTCGAGCTCCGGGGGCAGCGGCCAGGGCTCCGGCCTCGCCGCCCAGCCACCGCCGGCGCAGGCGCCGCAGGCGGCGCCCAACGGCTCGCAGAGCCAGTCGCAGCCCGCGCCGGGCGCGGCGGCTCCCGCACCCGCCCAGGGCGCTCCGGCGCCGGGTGCCGCAAAGCCCGCGTCCGGCGGCCAGGGCGTCCTGCCCCCGGCTCCGGGCGTCCCCGCACCGCCGTTGCCCGGCCAGGGCAAGCCGGCTCCTCCCGCCAACGGCGCGAACTTCGCCTCCGACGTGGGGGTGACGGCCAGCACCATCACCTTCGGCGCCATCAACCTGGCATCGGCCACGCGCAGCCTCGGCCCGGTGGTCTCCGAGCCCACCCAGAAGATCACCGAGGCGGCGCTCACCTACATCAACAACCGCGGCGGCATCAACGGACGCAAGGTCCAGCTGCTCACCTGTGACGACGGCGGCGACGTGACCCGCGCACGCGCGTGCTACGAGAAGCTGAAGACACAGGTGTTCGCATTCCTGCCGGCCGAGACGTTCCTCACCGACGTCATCCATCCCGCGCTCGCCCAGGACCACGTCCCCTTCATGAGCTGGGGCTGGTTCCAGAGCGAATACACCGATCCATACATGTTCCCCTGCCACGCCAATGGGATCCGCGAGGCCAGCTCGATGGCCAAGTGGGTGGCGGAGAACAAGCACCCGAAGACGGTCGGGATCATGTATCTGAACGTGTCCGAGGACATCGCGGCCAAGGACATCGCGACCCAGACCCTGCAGAAGTACGGGATCAAGGTCGTGCAGAACCTCTCCATGGAGTGGGACTCCCCCGACGAGTCCCAGCACGTGCTCTCGATGCGCGTCGCCAATCCCGACGCGGTGTTCACCTTCACCTGGGCGGCTCCGCTGGCCAAGTTCTTCCGCGACGCCGGTGGCCAGAACTGGGCGCCCCCGCTCGGCTACTACTCCAACCACGTCACCACCGACCCCGGCTTCGGCCCGGTCTGGGGTGACTACATCCGCGACCACGACGCCGGCATCACGTCGTTCCTGATCCCCGAGCCCTGGCAGGAGCCGGTGTCGCCGGGCAACCTGCTCTGGGAGCAGGTCACCAAGCAGTACAGCGGCTTCGACGTCGCCGGTCTGCACTTCAAGTACGCGATGGGCCACCACATCTCGCAGGCGGCCTTCGTGTGCGCCATCGCCCTGCCGCAGATGATCGGGCCGCTGGGGGCCAACGTCACCCGGTCGGCATTCATCCAGCAGATCGAGACCCACCAGTACGACACCGGCATGGGTGTGGTGCTGAAGTGGCCACACGGTGACCACGGGCAGTACCCGTACTCCTTCAACAAGGAATACATCTACCAGTGGATCACCGCGCCGGACGGCGGCTGGGAGGAGAAGCATATCTATCCCGATCCGCTCTACCAGTAA
- a CDS encoding CopD family protein, translating to MALVLLLAAPLRAEAHARLMGVLPAPSSTVPAPLRQVLLEFNEPIDRSLFRARIDTDSGAPGLSGQPVFQTDRTILLPLRRDLSGVLVISWVAIGTDAHPVQGQFVVGVRTAAGAASLASNLSLAAQRSGSFESGAGSGWLSGAIEAARAVEIVLLYTVLGLVLVGALLLGPGLVRRRGALPAGPGAVLAATAPTVPAPAMAHAGRALLAAGLLSVALVPLLFWLEASRITELIAGVGIDRILLSTIGAVSVSKALLWTGVLASAAVAGRRAARGRPLGRPLLGVAVLSLGLAAAFVAGTHVGTGSAGPGWLYIPMMMGHVLLTAFWAGGLVALLLVVFPSRDPARIWAAVSRYSRVMTVSVVLLIGSGLLLLLRLLNNLNALWCTSYGLVAGFKVTTVVLALVVGLVNNRLVAAHRRDQELPETARRMMRRTGPSIRTLQRVVLLEAGVLLGVLVLAAVLGESQLPPLFNGRVLPGDAQDVVQSGLFGSGCR from the coding sequence ATGGCGCTCGTGCTGCTGCTCGCCGCACCGCTGAGGGCGGAGGCGCACGCTCGCCTGATGGGCGTGCTCCCCGCCCCCTCGTCCACCGTCCCGGCTCCGCTGCGGCAGGTGCTGCTGGAGTTCAACGAGCCCATCGACCGCTCGCTCTTCCGCGCCCGGATCGACACCGACAGCGGCGCGCCGGGGCTGTCCGGGCAGCCGGTCTTCCAGACCGACCGGACCATCCTGCTCCCGCTCCGCCGCGACCTCTCCGGCGTGCTGGTGATCAGCTGGGTGGCGATCGGCACCGACGCCCACCCGGTCCAGGGTCAGTTCGTGGTCGGGGTGCGGACCGCCGCCGGCGCCGCGTCGCTCGCCTCCAACCTGAGCCTCGCAGCCCAGCGCAGCGGCAGCTTCGAGAGCGGTGCGGGCTCGGGGTGGCTGAGCGGCGCCATCGAGGCGGCGCGCGCCGTCGAGATCGTGCTCCTGTACACCGTGCTCGGGCTGGTGCTGGTCGGCGCGCTGCTGCTCGGCCCCGGCCTGGTCCGCCGCCGTGGCGCCCTCCCCGCCGGCCCGGGCGCGGTGCTGGCGGCGACGGCCCCGACGGTGCCGGCGCCGGCGATGGCGCACGCCGGCCGCGCGCTGCTCGCCGCGGGGCTGCTCTCGGTCGCGCTGGTGCCGCTGCTGTTCTGGCTGGAGGCGTCGCGGATCACCGAGCTGATCGCCGGCGTCGGCATCGACCGCATCCTGCTCTCGACCATCGGCGCGGTGTCGGTGAGCAAGGCGCTGCTCTGGACCGGGGTGCTGGCGTCGGCGGCCGTCGCCGGGCGCCGCGCCGCCCGGGGACGGCCGCTGGGCCGTCCTCTCCTCGGCGTCGCCGTGCTCAGCCTCGGCCTCGCCGCGGCCTTCGTCGCCGGCACCCACGTCGGCACCGGCAGCGCCGGGCCGGGGTGGCTCTACATCCCGATGATGATGGGCCACGTGCTCCTCACCGCCTTCTGGGCGGGCGGCCTGGTGGCGCTGCTGCTGGTGGTGTTCCCGTCCCGTGACCCCGCCCGGATCTGGGCCGCGGTGAGCCGCTACTCCCGGGTGATGACCGTCAGCGTGGTGCTGCTGATCGGCTCCGGCCTGCTCCTGCTGCTCCGGCTGCTCAACAACCTCAACGCGCTGTGGTGCACCTCGTACGGACTGGTGGCGGGCTTCAAGGTGACCACCGTGGTGCTCGCGCTGGTGGTGGGGCTGGTGAACAACCGCCTCGTCGCCGCCCACCGCCGCGACCAGGAACTGCCCGAGACCGCCCGCCGGATGATGCGGCGGACGGGCCCGTCGATCCGCACCCTGCAGCGGGTGGTGCTGCTCGAGGCCGGGGTGCTGCTCGGGGTGCTGGTGCTCGCCGCGGTGCTCGGCGAGAGCCAGCTGCCGCCGCTGTTCAACGGCAGGGTGCTCCCCGGCGACGCCCAGGACGTCGTCCAGTCCGGGCTCTTCGGCTCGGGCTGCCGGTAG
- a CDS encoding ABC transporter ATP-binding protein, producing the protein MNGTGGLEVEDLRVFYGPVPAVRGVSLACRPGEIVGVIGANGAGKTSLLSGIAGLVKTSGGSVALDRRDITRWPAHRRGQAGVVMVAERRRVFPSLSVRENLAVGGFGLDRAEVDRRVNRIFELFPRLREREGVPSFRLSGGEQRMVSIGRALVTGAQCILFDELSLGLAPRIVAELTGTVRALADEGRMVVLVEQYIGVLLRLADSVHVLERGRIRFAGPTQEAARWLEHHGYLAHAETAAVTQGAGQTAAART; encoded by the coding sequence ATGAACGGCACAGGCGGGCTCGAGGTCGAGGACCTCCGCGTCTTCTACGGGCCGGTCCCGGCGGTGCGCGGGGTCAGCCTCGCGTGCCGGCCCGGCGAGATCGTCGGGGTGATCGGGGCCAACGGGGCGGGCAAGACCAGCCTGCTCTCGGGGATCGCCGGGCTGGTGAAGACCTCCGGCGGAAGCGTTGCGCTCGACCGCCGGGACATCACCCGCTGGCCCGCCCACCGGCGCGGCCAGGCGGGGGTGGTGATGGTCGCCGAGCGACGCCGCGTCTTCCCCTCGCTGTCGGTCCGGGAGAACCTGGCGGTCGGAGGGTTCGGGCTGGATCGCGCCGAGGTCGATCGCCGGGTGAACCGGATCTTCGAGCTCTTCCCGAGACTGAGGGAGCGGGAGGGCGTGCCCTCCTTCCGCCTCTCCGGCGGCGAGCAGCGGATGGTGTCGATCGGGCGGGCGCTGGTCACCGGCGCCCAGTGCATCCTCTTCGACGAGCTGTCGCTGGGGCTGGCGCCGCGGATCGTCGCCGAGCTCACCGGCACCGTGCGGGCGCTCGCCGACGAGGGCCGGATGGTCGTGCTCGTCGAGCAGTACATCGGCGTGCTGCTGCGGCTGGCCGACTCCGTCCACGTGCTCGAGCGCGGGCGGATCCGGTTCGCGGGCCCCACCCAGGAGGCGGCGCGATGGCTCGAGCACCACGGCTACCTGGCGCACGCGGAGACGGCGGCGGTGACCCAGGGCGCGGGACAGACGGCGGCAGCGAGGACATGA
- a CDS encoding metallopeptidase family protein has translation MLDRLLDRRLPRDGDEAGRFLAEAEAAFHEGDAVHAVQLAEDAVRSGRLEPAAEVRALLIQARGLRVTADRSWPLRQRALRSAERAAALDPGSFMVALELGMACFDAGAMERAETSFRQAALLEPRSARPWAMLGRTLPYVQRLEEADAAAAAAARLDPYHHAVPYRVGEDAFHAIATAEWADIPATYQEALGDTDVLIHDLPSREMIEQGFVTPTTLGVYSGGGRPRTAVSESQWLEQIILFQRIIESYSRNQAELQHQVRVTLRHEIGHNLGLDHAALHEMGLA, from the coding sequence CCGAGGCCGAGGCGGCGTTCCACGAGGGCGACGCCGTGCACGCCGTGCAGCTGGCCGAGGACGCGGTGCGGTCGGGGCGGCTGGAGCCGGCCGCCGAGGTGCGGGCGCTGCTCATCCAGGCCCGCGGTCTCCGGGTCACCGCCGACCGCTCCTGGCCGCTGCGGCAGCGCGCCCTGCGCAGCGCCGAGCGGGCGGCCGCCCTCGACCCCGGGTCGTTCATGGTGGCGCTCGAGCTCGGCATGGCGTGCTTCGACGCCGGCGCCATGGAGCGCGCCGAGACCAGCTTCCGCCAGGCGGCGCTGCTGGAGCCTCGCAGCGCCCGGCCCTGGGCGATGCTCGGCCGCACCCTTCCGTACGTCCAGCGCCTCGAGGAGGCCGACGCCGCCGCCGCCGCCGCGGCGCGCCTCGACCCCTATCACCACGCGGTGCCGTACCGGGTCGGCGAGGACGCCTTCCACGCCATCGCCACCGCCGAGTGGGCGGACATCCCGGCGACGTACCAGGAGGCGCTGGGCGACACCGACGTGCTCATCCACGACCTGCCCAGCCGGGAGATGATCGAGCAAGGCTTCGTGACCCCGACCACGCTGGGGGTGTACAGCGGAGGCGGCCGTCCCCGCACCGCCGTGTCGGAGTCGCAGTGGCTGGAGCAGATCATCCTGTTCCAGCGGATCATCGAGAGCTACAGCCGGAACCAGGCCGAGCTGCAGCACCAGGTCCGCGTCACCCTCCGCCACGAGATCGGCCACAACCTCGGGCTCGACCACGCCGCGCTCCATGAGATGGGCCTGGCCTGA